The Campylobacter ureolyticus ACS-301-V-Sch3b genomic sequence TCGCTTTTAACATCATTAAATGTTTTTTGAAATATAGCTTTAAAGCCGATTGCTGTTTCTTCGAAATGTGCCATTATTTTGCTCCTTTGTATTCATCAAAACTAAGTCCAAGCATTAAAGCGACCTTTTTTTCATCATCACTTAAATCAGACTTTGAGTTTGTTTCTAAGTTTTTCTTACCAAAAAACGAACTTATATTTTTTAAGGTATTTTCCATGCTTTCAAGCCTTGAGTTTACCTCTTTGTTTTTATCACTTTCATTTTTTATTTTTTTAAAATCTTTAAGAATGTTTTCGATTTTTAAAACTCTTGAGTTTAACTCTTTTGAGTCCTCATCAACCTTACCACTTTCATTAACCTTTTGGCTTTCGTTAGCCTTATCACTTTCATTAGCCTTATCGTCATCTTTTTTAAAACCCTCAAGTTCTTTGTTTAAAGATGTGATTGTTTCTTCAAGTTTTTTAACTTTTTCATTAAGAGCATCAAGCTCACTATTTTTTTCTTTTTCCACTTTGTCTCCTTTGCTGTTTAATGCGTTATTTAATACATTTGGCTTATTAACAAGTCCCACACTTTCAATCGATAAAACATCCCTGCCACTTAGATCATAAACAGGGCTTAAATATCTGTAAATTTTGTCTTTAACTAACTCCATTCCTCTTTTATTAAGTTCAAGTTTTGCATAAATTCCATCATCTTTTGCTTCAAAACTATCCTTATCAAACCAGCCAACCGCACCTGCGAAACTATGGTTTTCATCTAAAACAATATCAACACCACTTTTTTTGATATTTTCTATTATTTTTTTGGCATCGATTTTAAATGTCCTTCCATCAGCTCCCTCAATCTCTCCAATAGGACTAACTTTTATAAGTTCGCCATTTTTGTAGTTAAGGCTTAAGATGTTCAAAAATCTCTCCTTTTAAAAAAACTGGCACAATTTTAGCTGTAAAATCTCTTTAAATCACTCTATATATGGGCTATCTAGAGTGAAAGAAAACTTTTTTAAAGGTAAAATGCAGATTCATAAGTTTGAAAGTTTTTAAAGGGCTTTAAAAGACGTTTTAAGTGTGATTAATACTTTTGTATAAGTTTAAAAAGATTTTAAATCCTAAACGCCCTCTAAACGCCTTAAAATTCGTTTTTAAAACAAAGGGATAAAATTTGAATAATGAAAAATTAAGAAATATGTATATCAAAGGTTTTAGCATTTCTGATATCGCTACAACCTTTGGTATAACAAGACAAACTGTGTATAATAAAAAAGCTGATGATTTAAAAAACGGAATTGATTGGGACGCACTGGCATTAAACTCAAGTAGGAACAAAGCAAGTTTAAGTGAAAATGAGTTTATTTTAACCCTAATAAATAGCTATGAGTTAGCTTTTAATAAGATAAAAGAACTAAGCCCAAAAGACCAACTTGAAATTTTAAAAGAATATACAAATACCTACTACAAACTAAAAGCCCCTTTAAAAGTAGATGATAAAGCCAAGATTTTAGAAAGTATAAGCAAAGCAATTGAGATCATTGCTGATATTGCCAAAAAAGAAAACAATGAAGTTGTGATGAACTTTTTAGCCTCAAATGCTGATGAAATTTTAGCTAGGACATTAAAACAATGAATGAAGTTGAGAGCTTAAGAGCTAAGCTAAAAAACCTTTATAAAATAACAGATCCTTTGCAAAAAAACCGTATTAAAAAAGCTACTAGCTCTTTTAAAAATATGGTTGAAATATATTTTAATCATCATGTAAAATTCCCTGAAACTTCTAAATTTAGAAACTTTATCTATGACAATCATAAAGAACTAATGAGTAAAAACAGGCATATTATGTTTAAAGCTTATAGGGGTGCAGCTAAAACAACCTTAATAAGCCGTTTTTTTGTGCTTTATGAAATGGCTGTTTTAAATAAAAAAAGAAACACAGTAATTGTCTCATCTACCATAGACCTATCTAAAAAGACACTAGAGTTTATTAAAGACGAACTAGAAAATAACACATTGTTTATAAATGACTTTGGCATTTGTAAAGGTGCTAAATGGACTGATGAGGAGATAGTATTTTATGCAAATAAAAAAGCTTTTAAAATAAGTGTTTATGGCTCAGGTAAAAAGATAAGAGGTGAGAACTGGCGTGGGTTTAGACCAGATTTAATAATTTGCGATGATTTAGAAAACGATGAAAATGTTAAAACCAAAAGTCAAAGAGATAAGCTTTATGACTGGTTTGAAAAAGCCATTATGAAACTTCCTGCAAGAGATAATGAAAGCTATAACTTAATAACAATTGGCACAACACTTCATTATGATTGTTTATTAAACAGGCTTGAAAAAAGAGCTGATTTTAAAAGCTTTACTTTTCCTTTGGTGCTAGAGTTTCCGCTTAATTTAGAGGAATTTGACCTTAATGAGTTTATTTTAGATGATAGTTCGTTAAATAAAACTAAATTTATGCTTGAGTATAAAGCCAGCAAGGGTGCATTTTTAAGCGAGTATCAACAACTTCCTTTAAGTAGTGAAGAACTTAGCTTTTCATCATATCAAACATTTGATGAGATGCCACTATGTGATGCTTACTACATAGGAATTGATCCAAGCCTTGGCAAATCAAAAGGGGATTATTTTAGTGTTGCAATTTTGGGCTTTTTAGGAGGTAAATTTTATGCAAAAGTTAAGATGACAAAGCTTCGTCCCGAGCTTATGGCTGAGCGAATTATAAGTGAAGCTGCTGCTATTTTAAGACTAAATCGCCCTTTAAAAATAGCCATTGAAACTGTAGCTTTTCAAGAGTTTTTTAAGGATTATTTAGAAAAAAGAGCAAGTGAACTTGGGATTTACTTGCCTATAATTTCTCTTAAAAACAGCGTGGCAAAAGAACTAAGAATCGATAGCCTAACACCACCAATTAATAATGGCGTGATTTTAATTGATAAATCTAGCACCACTTTTATAGATGAGCTTGATACTTATCCAAAATCAGCTCACGATGATGGGCTTGATAGCTTAGAGTTTGCATGGAGGATAGCAAGAACTCCAAATTTTGATTATGAAAAGGCTAATAAATTTATGAGAATAAAAAGAGAAAAAAAGAATTTTTTAAGAAAGATATTTGGATAGGAGTTGTTGATGAAAGAGTTTTTAAAACCAAAAAGAGAATTTATAAAAACAGATATGAGCTATTATACTGAATTAACGGCTAGTAGAGTAAGAGCTGCACTACTAACCAAAAATCAACAAGAGCTATTTCCTCTTTTTAATCTCTTAATTGATAAAGATACAAGCTTAGGCAGTGAGTGCGAAAAAAGGCTTAACTCAACTTTGAATAAATTCTTTACTCATAACCTAGGCGAGAGTGAAGATGAAAACATAGAAGAGATTATAAAAGCTAGTATTGAAGCTAGAATTACAGGTTTTTCACTAATGGAGCTATTTTTAGGAGATGACGGGGTTTTAAAGGTTAAAACTGTTGGAAGGGAGTTTATTGAGTTTAGAGATAATTTGCCAACTTTGAAAATAGGCAAAAATCGCTTTGTTGCCAAAGAGCCATTTTTTATAAGCATTACTTCAAATCCTGCTATGTTAAAAACTCTTTGGATAGCTTATGCCAAACAATATGTTTTAAGCCTTTATCTTAAATTTGCTGAGTTTTTAGGCGTTCCGCCGTTAATTGGTGGGGCTAATAGTAGCGATGAAAAAACGCTTAAAGATATGAGTGAAGCATTTGAAAGCCTAAGAAGTGGAAGTTATGCGATATTTGGCGTAAATGATACGATCAAAATCCTTGAAGGGCGTGGAAGCCAAGAAGACTTTATGGAGTTTATCCGTTACTGTGATGCTGAGATAGCAAAGTGTATAAATGGATCAGTTCTTAGCTCAAACACAGCAACTACTGGAAGTTACGCACAAGGTAAAATCCACGAAAATAACCGCTTTGAGATAATTGATGCTGATATTAAATTTGCCACGCGTGAGGTTAAGAAATTTTACCAAAGATTTGGTAAAAAAGTTGATTTAAATATCCAGTTTGAAAAAGATAAAAACCTACTTCAAAGGGCTCAAACCTTGCAAATTTTAAGCTCGCTTGGTTATGAGATGGATATAGATGATATGGCAAAAGAGTTTGATTTACCACTTCCAAAAGATAAAATCAAAAAAAGTTTAAATTATAAAATGCCATTAAAACCACTTGATAAATTTGATAGTTTTATGTCTAGTTCAAACTTTAAAAAGCCTTTAAATGATATACAATCACGCATTAAAGAGAGTTTAAACACTTTATTAAAGGAGTGTGAGACTTATGAGGATGCTTTTGATAAATTATATGAAATTTA encodes the following:
- the terL gene encoding phage terminase large subunit — its product is MNEVESLRAKLKNLYKITDPLQKNRIKKATSSFKNMVEIYFNHHVKFPETSKFRNFIYDNHKELMSKNRHIMFKAYRGAAKTTLISRFFVLYEMAVLNKKRNTVIVSSTIDLSKKTLEFIKDELENNTLFINDFGICKGAKWTDEEIVFYANKKAFKISVYGSGKKIRGENWRGFRPDLIICDDLENDENVKTKSQRDKLYDWFEKAIMKLPARDNESYNLITIGTTLHYDCLLNRLEKRADFKSFTFPLVLEFPLNLEEFDLNEFILDDSSLNKTKFMLEYKASKGAFLSEYQQLPLSSEELSFSSYQTFDEMPLCDAYYIGIDPSLGKSKGDYFSVAILGFLGGKFYAKVKMTKLRPELMAERIISEAAAILRLNRPLKIAIETVAFQEFFKDYLEKRASELGIYLPIISLKNSVAKELRIDSLTPPINNGVILIDKSSTTFIDELDTYPKSAHDDGLDSLEFAWRIARTPNFDYEKANKFMRIKREKKNFLRKIFG
- a CDS encoding phage protease translates to MNILSLNYKNGELIKVSPIGEIEGADGRTFKIDAKKIIENIKKSGVDIVLDENHSFAGAVGWFDKDSFEAKDDGIYAKLELNKRGMELVKDKIYRYLSPVYDLSGRDVLSIESVGLVNKPNVLNNALNSKGDKVEKEKNSELDALNEKVKKLEETITSLNKELEGFKKDDDKANESDKANESQKVNESGKVDEDSKELNSRVLKIENILKDFKKIKNESDKNKEVNSRLESMENTLKNISSFFGKKNLETNSKSDLSDDEKKVALMLGLSFDEYKGAK
- a CDS encoding DUF1804 family protein, whose product is MNNEKLRNMYIKGFSISDIATTFGITRQTVYNKKADDLKNGIDWDALALNSSRNKASLSENEFILTLINSYELAFNKIKELSPKDQLEILKEYTNTYYKLKAPLKVDDKAKILESISKAIEIIADIAKKENNEVVMNFLASNADEILARTLKQ
- a CDS encoding DUF935 family protein translates to MKEFLKPKREFIKTDMSYYTELTASRVRAALLTKNQQELFPLFNLLIDKDTSLGSECEKRLNSTLNKFFTHNLGESEDENIEEIIKASIEARITGFSLMELFLGDDGVLKVKTVGREFIEFRDNLPTLKIGKNRFVAKEPFFISITSNPAMLKTLWIAYAKQYVLSLYLKFAEFLGVPPLIGGANSSDEKTLKDMSEAFESLRSGSYAIFGVNDTIKILEGRGSQEDFMEFIRYCDAEIAKCINGSVLSSNTATTGSYAQGKIHENNRFEIIDADIKFATREVKKFYQRFGKKVDLNIQFEKDKNLLQRAQTLQILSSLGYEMDIDDMAKEFDLPLPKDKIKKSLNYKMPLKPLDKFDSFMSSSNFKKPLNDIQSRIKESLNTLLKECETYEDAFDKLYEIYDDVDIDILETVMQNALENTEILGLDDD